The following proteins are co-located in the Polystyrenella longa genome:
- a CDS encoding class I tRNA ligase family protein, producing MFEKVSQDAAFVSGEHDVLTFWNKHQIFKSLREKNAGKPKWSFLDGPITANNPMGVHHAWGRTYKDAFQRYHAMCGRELRYQNGFDCQGLWVEVEVERSFGLPTKTAIAEYGIDKFVNACKKRVLTFAARQTEQSVRLGYWMDWDRPDQLRSLAEHIDNDDEVEYQLPAGETVTDKASTIVSKLGNPEWGGSYFTFSTENNETIWTFLKKCFERGKVYRGHDVMPWSGRGGSAYSQMEVADGRKLTTHRSLFVRFPLKDKENEYLLIWTTTPWTLTSNVAAAINPDLEYVRLQSKRDDAIYYFAKENLEYQRLSREFKEGFGRPEWSWPKDVPKLKSIAQIFKEQGGYEVLGTLKGSEMVGWEYEGPFDDLPAQQQPGGYPEDKNLLDKSGVSCHRVLDGGRDMKGQPLVVAGEGTGIVHTAPGCGDVDHTLGQENNIVSIAPLGEDGCFMEGFGEFTGREAIDPNTIDFVFSKLKEKHLLVYTETYPHIYPHCWRTGDELVFRLVDEWFINMDWREEIKDVTRQINWLPKNVQGEERELEWLSNMRDWMISKKRFWGLALPIWVDEETGDFEVIGSLAELKERAVEGWDEFEGHTPHRPWIDKVKIQNPNNGNIMSRVEDVGNPWLDAGIVPFSTMSFNRDKEAWKEWYPADFVTECFPGQFRNWFYALLSMGTMMDNSPPFKTLLGHRLVMNEEGKPMHKSDGTAIWFEEAAEQLGVDTLRWLYMAQNPANDLRFGTRHPDQPVTLQTVDGPVTETLEGVPTCSVSSKSADEIRRQILIPLWNSYAFFVNYARLDEFDTKAVEVPVADRPEIDRWVLSNLQVLVKEVNAGFENYDTASVCEKATKFIDELSNWYIRRNRRRFWRSQNAGDTDKLAAYQTLYTVLTTVSKLLAPIIPFVTERMYRNLVLNNVDNAPESVHLCDYPQADESLIDEDLNRSGALAQLVVKLGHKLREEANQRVRQPLAELKYATATADQAVAIANLTDVIKEELNVKQLTPADNLDALVSYHYKPNLKTLGPKYGKLLKLLREKLPEVGDDMLGPLRRGESVTIELEGNEISFDPEDVLVSTEQSAEWFCNDEQGVQIALSTVLTEELKLEGAARDFVRQVQQLRKEADLEIEDRINIHYFSADDSVTTAIEGWTDYIQSETLADSISKATAANGDAKEVVIGEAKATVWIAKV from the coding sequence ATGTTTGAAAAAGTCTCACAGGATGCTGCTTTTGTTTCCGGGGAACATGATGTTCTCACCTTCTGGAACAAGCACCAGATTTTCAAATCACTCCGTGAAAAGAACGCCGGAAAACCCAAATGGTCGTTTCTCGACGGCCCGATTACGGCCAACAATCCGATGGGGGTCCACCACGCTTGGGGGCGAACTTACAAAGACGCCTTTCAGCGTTATCACGCCATGTGCGGTCGTGAACTCCGCTACCAGAACGGTTTCGATTGCCAGGGACTTTGGGTGGAAGTCGAAGTTGAACGCTCCTTCGGGTTACCTACCAAAACGGCTATCGCGGAATACGGAATCGACAAGTTCGTCAACGCCTGTAAAAAGCGGGTTCTGACATTCGCTGCCCGCCAAACCGAACAATCGGTCCGTCTCGGATACTGGATGGACTGGGACCGGCCCGACCAACTCCGTAGTCTGGCCGAGCACATCGATAACGACGACGAAGTTGAATATCAGCTTCCTGCAGGGGAGACCGTGACCGATAAAGCCTCGACTATCGTTTCGAAGCTTGGCAATCCGGAGTGGGGCGGAAGTTATTTCACCTTCTCCACTGAAAATAACGAGACGATCTGGACCTTCCTGAAAAAATGCTTCGAGCGAGGTAAAGTCTATCGTGGCCACGACGTCATGCCCTGGTCGGGGCGTGGAGGCAGCGCTTACAGCCAGATGGAAGTCGCCGATGGCCGAAAGCTGACGACGCACCGTTCGCTGTTCGTCCGTTTCCCGCTCAAAGATAAAGAAAACGAATACCTGCTGATCTGGACCACCACTCCGTGGACGTTAACCAGTAACGTCGCGGCGGCGATCAATCCCGATCTCGAATATGTCCGTCTACAGTCCAAACGAGACGACGCAATCTATTACTTCGCCAAAGAGAACCTGGAGTATCAACGACTCTCTCGCGAATTCAAAGAAGGCTTTGGTCGTCCTGAATGGAGTTGGCCGAAGGACGTTCCCAAACTCAAATCCATCGCGCAGATATTCAAAGAGCAGGGGGGCTATGAAGTCCTCGGAACGCTCAAAGGCTCTGAGATGGTGGGCTGGGAATATGAAGGTCCCTTCGACGACCTTCCCGCGCAGCAACAACCGGGCGGTTACCCTGAAGACAAAAACCTGCTCGACAAATCGGGCGTCAGTTGCCACCGAGTCCTGGATGGTGGTCGCGATATGAAAGGGCAACCCCTGGTCGTCGCCGGCGAGGGTACAGGCATCGTCCATACAGCCCCTGGTTGTGGTGACGTCGACCATACTCTCGGACAGGAAAACAACATTGTCAGCATCGCTCCCCTGGGCGAAGATGGTTGCTTCATGGAAGGCTTCGGTGAATTCACCGGCCGCGAAGCCATCGATCCTAACACAATCGACTTTGTCTTCTCGAAACTGAAAGAGAAACATCTCCTCGTCTACACCGAGACCTACCCGCACATCTATCCGCACTGCTGGCGAACGGGCGATGAACTTGTCTTCCGATTGGTCGACGAGTGGTTCATCAATATGGACTGGCGGGAAGAGATCAAAGATGTCACGCGGCAGATCAATTGGTTACCTAAAAACGTACAGGGTGAAGAGCGAGAACTCGAATGGCTCTCTAACATGCGCGACTGGATGATCTCCAAGAAAAGGTTCTGGGGATTGGCGCTACCGATCTGGGTTGATGAGGAAACGGGTGACTTCGAGGTCATCGGTTCTCTCGCCGAACTCAAGGAACGAGCGGTCGAAGGATGGGATGAGTTCGAAGGGCACACTCCGCACCGACCCTGGATCGATAAAGTGAAAATCCAGAACCCGAACAACGGCAACATCATGTCGCGCGTTGAAGATGTCGGTAATCCCTGGCTCGACGCGGGGATCGTTCCGTTCTCCACCATGAGTTTCAATCGTGATAAAGAGGCGTGGAAAGAATGGTATCCCGCCGACTTCGTCACGGAATGTTTCCCTGGCCAGTTCCGGAACTGGTTCTATGCGTTGCTGTCGATGGGGACGATGATGGATAACAGCCCTCCATTCAAAACCCTGCTCGGTCACCGTCTCGTTATGAACGAGGAAGGGAAACCGATGCACAAATCGGACGGAACCGCGATCTGGTTTGAAGAAGCAGCGGAACAACTGGGTGTAGATACCCTTCGCTGGTTGTACATGGCTCAGAATCCGGCCAACGATTTACGATTTGGAACACGCCATCCAGATCAACCTGTCACTTTGCAAACAGTCGATGGACCCGTAACAGAAACACTCGAGGGGGTGCCTACCTGCAGTGTATCCAGTAAATCGGCCGACGAAATCCGTCGTCAGATTCTGATTCCTCTGTGGAATTCATACGCCTTCTTCGTGAACTACGCCCGGCTGGACGAGTTCGATACAAAGGCCGTCGAAGTGCCCGTCGCCGATCGGCCCGAAATCGACCGTTGGGTCCTCTCGAATTTACAGGTCCTCGTGAAGGAAGTGAATGCAGGGTTTGAGAATTACGATACCGCTTCTGTCTGCGAAAAGGCGACGAAGTTTATCGACGAACTTTCCAACTGGTACATCCGTCGTAACCGACGTCGCTTCTGGCGTTCTCAAAATGCGGGCGACACCGACAAGTTGGCAGCCTACCAGACATTGTACACCGTCTTGACGACAGTCAGTAAACTGCTGGCTCCAATCATTCCCTTCGTCACCGAGAGAATGTATCGCAACCTGGTCTTGAACAACGTCGACAATGCGCCCGAGTCGGTTCACCTGTGCGATTATCCACAAGCGGATGAATCTTTAATCGATGAAGACTTGAACCGCAGCGGAGCATTGGCGCAACTCGTCGTCAAACTGGGACACAAACTTCGCGAAGAAGCGAATCAGCGTGTTCGGCAACCTCTGGCTGAGCTGAAATACGCTACCGCAACGGCAGATCAGGCCGTGGCGATTGCCAACCTGACCGATGTCATTAAGGAAGAGCTGAACGTCAAACAGTTGACCCCGGCTGATAACCTGGATGCGCTAGTGAGTTATCATTATAAACCGAATTTGAAAACACTCGGTCCCAAATACGGCAAACTGCTCAAGCTGCTTCGGGAGAAATTACCCGAAGTCGGCGATGACATGCTGGGTCCGTTACGTCGGGGAGAATCGGTAACCATCGAGTTGGAAGGCAATGAAATCTCGTTCGATCCGGAAGACGTTCTCGTCAGTACGGAGCAGTCGGCCGAATGGTTCTGCAACGACGAGCAGGGCGTGCAAATCGCTCTCTCGACTGTGCTGACCGAGGAGCTGAAGCTGGAAGGAGCCGCCCGCGACTTTGTCCGTCAGGTTCAGCAGCTTCGTAAAGAGGCCGACCTCGAAATCGAAGACCGGATTAATATCCATTACTTCTCCGCAGACGACTCCGTTACCACCGCCATCGAAGGTTGGACCGACTACATCCAATCCGAAACTTTAGCCGACAGCATCTCCAAAGCAACAGCGGCAAATGGAGACGCGAAAGAGGTCGTCATCGGCGAGGCCAAAGCCACGGTTTGGATCGCGAAGGTATAG
- a CDS encoding FMN-binding negative transcriptional regulator produces MYIPQSFRETDVDILHDFIEEHSFATLITQQNDEPFSTHVPLLLDRTQGQFGRLIGHFATANPHSETKPGQSVLSIFHGPHAYISPTWYQESNTVPTWNYLAVHTYGRYQPVHESAQLLKILTQYVERYESDQSSPWTMQNNSSDFIEKLLPMIVGFTIDIERIEGKFKLSQNHSIQRRKNVVQFLKQQNDPDSQNIASLMESDLCSPE; encoded by the coding sequence ATGTATATTCCGCAATCTTTTCGTGAAACAGATGTAGATATCCTACATGATTTTATCGAGGAACATAGTTTTGCTACGTTAATCACACAGCAGAATGACGAGCCATTTTCCACTCACGTTCCTCTACTTCTGGATCGTACTCAAGGGCAGTTCGGTAGGTTGATTGGCCACTTCGCGACTGCGAACCCACATAGTGAAACTAAGCCCGGTCAGTCAGTACTATCCATTTTTCACGGACCTCATGCCTATATTTCACCGACTTGGTATCAAGAGTCGAATACTGTTCCCACATGGAATTATCTTGCCGTTCACACTTATGGTCGTTACCAGCCGGTTCATGAATCTGCTCAACTTCTAAAAATCCTCACGCAATATGTCGAACGCTATGAATCGGACCAATCCTCTCCTTGGACGATGCAAAACAATTCCTCTGATTTTATCGAGAAATTATTACCAATGATTGTGGGGTTCACGATTGATATTGAGCGGATCGAAGGCAAGTTTAAATTAAGTCAAAATCACTCTATCCAACGCAGGAAGAACGTTGTTCAGTTTTTGAAACAACAGAATGATCCTGATTCACAAAACATAGCGAGCTTGATGGAGTCAGATTTGTGTTCTCCTGAATAG
- a CDS encoding tRNA (cytidine(34)-2'-O)-methyltransferase, producing MTKPPINVVLHEPEIPQNTGNIGRTCVAVGAKLWLIRPLGFKLDEKHLRRAGMDYWQHLDYQVVDSWQEAYDQIKPVNVWYLTKTAEKLVWEAKFEPGDILLFGSESRGLPPSILNEQPAHKVKLPMTELVRSLNLASTVNTVVYEAIRQFGGLPE from the coding sequence ATGACCAAACCGCCGATAAATGTTGTTCTCCACGAACCCGAAATCCCACAGAATACCGGGAATATTGGCCGCACCTGCGTGGCCGTGGGGGCGAAGCTCTGGTTAATTCGCCCGCTTGGTTTCAAGCTCGACGAGAAACATCTCCGCCGAGCCGGGATGGATTACTGGCAGCACCTTGATTACCAGGTCGTCGATTCCTGGCAGGAAGCGTACGACCAGATCAAACCGGTGAATGTCTGGTACCTGACCAAAACGGCCGAGAAACTGGTCTGGGAAGCGAAGTTTGAACCGGGCGATATTTTGCTCTTCGGTAGCGAATCTCGCGGCCTGCCGCCGAGTATTCTGAATGAACAACCGGCTCACAAAGTCAAACTCCCCATGACCGAACTGGTCCGCAGCCTGAATCTGGCGAGCACGGTGAACACTGTCGTCTACGAAGCAATCCGTCAATTTGGTGGATTGCCGGAGTAG
- a CDS encoding class I SAM-dependent methyltransferase, translated as MSLGDFSQQAKAYSKARPGYPAEMLDQLLLDLDIIPRNRVADIGAGTGIFTQMLAARDLLVTAIEPNKAMLDQIENHPRIQEQIGTFEGTGLSASSQDWVVAAQAFHWADPERALPEIRRILKPGGQFSVLWNNRRNEDSPLLLFTMKTITDIIPEFQHDYRQKDWVQVLLSTGDFSKVATLSCDHSVNMSQERYLDLWRSHNRLNTTAGPVRMQKLIDQITHYLDQLGNSDLEIPYCCDVWSVS; from the coding sequence ATGTCCCTCGGTGACTTTTCCCAGCAGGCTAAAGCCTATAGTAAAGCCCGACCCGGATATCCGGCAGAAATGCTCGATCAATTGCTATTGGATCTCGATATAATTCCGAGGAACCGCGTAGCCGACATCGGAGCAGGAACCGGAATCTTCACGCAGATGCTCGCGGCGAGAGATCTTCTGGTCACGGCGATTGAACCGAACAAGGCGATGCTTGACCAGATCGAAAATCACCCTCGTATACAGGAACAGATCGGTACATTCGAAGGGACGGGGCTATCTGCAAGTTCTCAGGACTGGGTCGTTGCGGCGCAGGCATTTCATTGGGCTGATCCCGAGCGGGCTCTTCCGGAGATTCGCCGTATTCTTAAACCGGGTGGCCAGTTCTCGGTCTTGTGGAACAATCGCCGCAATGAAGATTCGCCATTGCTATTGTTCACCATGAAGACGATCACCGACATCATCCCTGAGTTTCAGCACGACTATCGGCAAAAGGACTGGGTCCAGGTTCTGTTGTCGACGGGAGACTTCTCGAAAGTCGCAACACTATCCTGCGATCATTCTGTCAATATGTCACAGGAACGGTATCTCGATTTATGGCGTAGCCATAATCGTCTGAACACAACAGCTGGGCCAGTTCGGATGCAGAAGTTGATTGATCAAATCACGCATTACCTCGACCAGCTTGGCAACAGTGATCTAGAGATCCCTTACTGTTGTGATGTCTGGTCTGTTAGCTGA
- a CDS encoding TrmH family RNA methyltransferase, translating into MTNPLEEYLASFISERRLGLLDKVLDQRTRHLTVVLEDFHKPHNANACLRSCDCFGIQDAHIIETDSEFKKSQGVAAGAAGWMTLQQYKEPGTAHQDCFENLRSRGYRLLVADLVPEAVPLDELDISQPTAILFGSERRGVSEVSREAACGSIRIPMYGFTESLNVSVACALVLSNLSTRLFHSDIAWQLSDSEKQDLWRLWLRKAVGYTWPEIEQEFFKRHPQYESQAAAWRLSPVRRRKSERLDK; encoded by the coding sequence ATGACGAATCCCCTGGAAGAGTATCTGGCCAGTTTCATATCCGAGCGGAGACTAGGGCTTCTGGATAAAGTGTTGGATCAGCGGACCCGGCATCTGACCGTTGTGCTGGAAGACTTTCACAAACCGCATAACGCGAATGCCTGCCTGCGAAGTTGTGACTGTTTTGGAATCCAAGACGCGCACATCATCGAAACGGACTCCGAGTTCAAAAAGAGCCAGGGAGTTGCAGCCGGGGCGGCGGGCTGGATGACGTTGCAGCAATATAAAGAGCCCGGGACTGCTCATCAGGATTGTTTCGAGAATCTTCGATCTAGAGGCTATCGATTGTTAGTTGCTGATCTTGTTCCGGAGGCCGTTCCCCTCGACGAGCTCGATATCTCTCAACCGACGGCGATTCTGTTTGGTTCGGAACGGCGAGGAGTGTCCGAAGTTTCCCGAGAGGCTGCCTGTGGGTCTATTCGGATACCAATGTATGGTTTTACGGAGAGCCTCAACGTCTCTGTCGCCTGTGCCCTCGTTCTCTCAAATCTGTCGACGAGATTATTCCATTCCGACATCGCCTGGCAACTTTCGGATTCCGAGAAACAAGATCTCTGGCGGCTCTGGTTGCGGAAGGCGGTCGGCTACACCTGGCCGGAAATCGAGCAGGAGTTTTTCAAACGTCACCCGCAATACGAATCACAAGCTGCAGCGTGGAGGCTCTCTCCTGTCCGCAGGCGAAAGAGCGAAAGACTGGATAAGTAG
- a CDS encoding FAD-dependent oxidoreductase encodes MNNSKSASTAKRTIVIVGGVAGGASAAARARRCNEAADIIMFEKDRYVSFANCGLPYHIGGEIDERDKLLVATPELFEKRFRIDARTRHEVLSIDQEAKSVQVKNLESGEEFAQDYDRLILSPGASPIIPPIEGSKAKNVFSLRNIEDMDRINQGLSSESSTRDVKQAVVVGAGFIGLEMVEQLHRLGIKVSLVELAPQVLPPLDREMARLIEEELERHEIQLHLGDGIQGLKVEGDRAVGVTLDSGMTIDTDLVIMCIGVKPNTQLAKQAGLEIGETGGIKINEYLQTSDPNIYAVGDAVEYEHAILEKSMRVALAGPANRAGRIAGEHAATDQSPSMAAVMGTAIVRVFDLGAALTGLSEKMAAKFNRRAKSVIVQAGHHSGYFPGAKTITLKLIYEPETGVVLGAQAIGAAGIDKRIDVIATAMKFKATVEDLTELDLSYAPPYGSAKDPVHLAAFTAQNDLRGFAPIVAYDADLAGKQIVDVRTLKEQEKLPPVPGAYQIEVDELREHLDELDPEQPTVVICHSAKRAHVGTRILLGHGFKEVSNLTGGMSIRRLMEN; translated from the coding sequence ATGAATAACTCGAAATCAGCTTCGACAGCTAAAAGAACAATCGTCATTGTGGGTGGTGTCGCTGGAGGTGCAAGCGCCGCCGCTCGCGCTCGTCGCTGTAACGAAGCGGCCGATATCATCATGTTTGAAAAGGATCGCTACGTTTCATTTGCGAACTGCGGTTTGCCTTATCACATCGGAGGCGAGATTGATGAACGCGATAAATTGCTTGTCGCCACCCCTGAACTTTTTGAGAAACGTTTTCGGATCGATGCCCGCACGCGACATGAGGTCCTATCGATCGATCAAGAGGCGAAGTCGGTTCAAGTCAAGAACCTGGAGAGCGGGGAAGAATTCGCTCAAGATTATGACCGGCTGATTCTCTCTCCGGGAGCCTCTCCGATTATTCCTCCCATTGAAGGGAGCAAGGCGAAGAATGTCTTCTCGTTACGAAACATCGAGGACATGGACCGCATTAATCAGGGCTTGAGTAGCGAATCATCGACTCGCGATGTTAAACAGGCGGTCGTCGTCGGAGCCGGTTTTATTGGTCTGGAAATGGTCGAACAATTGCACCGATTGGGAATAAAGGTCTCACTGGTCGAACTTGCCCCGCAAGTCCTGCCACCACTCGACCGCGAGATGGCAAGGCTGATTGAAGAAGAACTAGAACGTCACGAAATTCAACTGCATCTGGGAGACGGAATCCAGGGATTGAAGGTAGAAGGAGATCGGGCCGTCGGTGTGACACTGGACAGTGGTATGACAATCGATACCGATCTGGTCATTATGTGTATTGGTGTGAAACCCAATACGCAACTGGCGAAACAAGCCGGTCTCGAAATCGGCGAGACGGGCGGCATCAAAATCAACGAGTACCTGCAGACCAGCGATCCCAACATTTACGCCGTCGGCGATGCGGTGGAATACGAACACGCGATTCTGGAAAAGTCGATGAGAGTCGCCCTGGCCGGCCCTGCCAATAGAGCCGGACGAATTGCGGGAGAACATGCCGCAACCGACCAATCCCCTTCGATGGCGGCCGTTATGGGAACGGCGATTGTGCGTGTCTTCGACCTGGGAGCGGCTCTGACGGGACTCAGCGAAAAGATGGCAGCGAAGTTCAACCGCCGGGCAAAGTCCGTCATCGTGCAGGCCGGTCATCACTCCGGTTATTTTCCCGGAGCGAAAACGATCACATTGAAACTGATATACGAACCGGAAACGGGCGTCGTGCTGGGTGCTCAGGCAATAGGAGCGGCTGGTATCGACAAACGAATCGACGTCATTGCCACAGCCATGAAATTCAAGGCGACCGTGGAAGACTTAACGGAACTCGATCTTTCTTATGCCCCTCCTTACGGAAGTGCCAAAGACCCCGTTCATTTGGCTGCCTTCACGGCCCAGAACGACCTCCGCGGCTTCGCTCCCATCGTTGCGTACGATGCGGACCTCGCGGGCAAACAGATCGTCGATGTCCGCACACTGAAAGAACAGGAGAAGCTTCCTCCTGTCCCCGGGGCCTATCAGATCGAAGTCGATGAACTGCGAGAGCATCTGGACGAACTCGATCCGGAACAACCAACCGTAGTCATCTGCCACAGCGCCAAACGCGCCCACGTGGGAACCCGTATTCTGCTGGGACATGGTTTTAAAGAAGTAAGTAATCTGACGGGAGGAATGTCAATTCGTCGGTTGATGGAGAATTGA
- a CDS encoding DUF5722 domain-containing protein, giving the protein MKLLPSVLFILFTFSLQLASAGELKIRVDSDQIRFQPPEDLPTNTTLQLVERLPFEDDVKSADKAPVWEGTAEAFPESLPRFSEQRDRLYSRWALVEKNSSKPVPTFVYGQPAREIAKHQTAVNWPASPKGLQCVVDVDDALNLGVKYVAQNVDIRPLFDFAKQSELTWNVDGQRIHFDLAAIRHLDSYVSRMTKAGVNVSFILLNYIPTQPDANNPLIHPSSNLQEAPNHLGAFNLSDENGYRHYRAVVEFLADRYSAGNIEQGTISGIIVGNELQAHWWWYNLGQMKPEEVIAEYARALRVAQLAAAKAHPDLRVYVSLDQHWTARMMDDPTKFIPGKQFMEGLHQHIVERGDFPWHMAQHPYPQNLFNSRTWNDEQATFDINSPKITFRNLEVLMTWLNQPEHLYEGKPRRVILSEQGFHCEDGPEGEKIQAAAYAYAFYRTRQFEEIDAFILHRHVDHAHEGGLRLGLRAFKPGTISSPGTKRMSYDLFQHADDKDWQTHFEFAKPIIGIQSWSELDPKPVKTPSE; this is encoded by the coding sequence ATGAAACTGCTTCCCTCTGTTCTCTTCATTCTGTTTACTTTCTCCCTGCAACTGGCTTCCGCCGGAGAATTGAAAATCAGGGTCGATTCGGACCAGATTCGTTTTCAGCCTCCCGAAGATCTGCCCACGAATACAACATTGCAGTTAGTCGAACGATTACCGTTCGAAGACGATGTTAAATCAGCGGACAAGGCTCCCGTGTGGGAAGGAACAGCAGAAGCCTTCCCGGAGTCGTTGCCGAGATTCAGCGAGCAGCGTGACCGTCTCTATTCCCGCTGGGCATTGGTCGAAAAGAATTCGTCCAAACCTGTCCCCACATTCGTCTACGGTCAGCCCGCCCGTGAAATTGCAAAGCATCAAACAGCAGTCAACTGGCCCGCCAGTCCTAAAGGGTTACAATGTGTTGTTGATGTCGATGACGCTCTTAATCTGGGCGTAAAGTATGTCGCCCAGAACGTCGACATTCGTCCCTTATTTGATTTTGCGAAACAGTCAGAACTGACTTGGAATGTCGACGGTCAACGGATCCATTTTGATCTAGCAGCCATTCGACATCTAGATAGCTATGTCAGTCGTATGACCAAGGCGGGCGTCAATGTCTCGTTCATCCTGCTGAACTACATTCCGACTCAACCCGATGCCAACAACCCCCTGATTCATCCCAGCAGTAATCTTCAGGAGGCTCCCAATCATCTGGGGGCATTCAATCTGTCGGATGAAAATGGCTACCGGCATTACCGGGCCGTCGTGGAATTCCTGGCCGACCGTTACAGCGCCGGGAATATAGAGCAGGGAACGATCAGCGGTATCATTGTGGGTAACGAACTCCAGGCCCACTGGTGGTGGTACAACCTGGGTCAGATGAAACCAGAGGAAGTCATCGCAGAATACGCCCGGGCATTGCGTGTCGCGCAACTGGCTGCGGCGAAGGCGCATCCTGATTTACGAGTCTATGTCTCTCTGGATCAACACTGGACGGCTCGAATGATGGACGATCCCACGAAGTTCATTCCCGGTAAGCAGTTTATGGAAGGATTGCATCAACACATTGTGGAGCGGGGCGACTTCCCCTGGCACATGGCTCAACATCCTTATCCGCAGAACCTTTTCAACTCAAGAACATGGAATGATGAACAGGCAACCTTCGATATTAACTCACCCAAGATTACCTTCCGCAATCTTGAAGTGCTGATGACCTGGTTGAATCAACCCGAGCATCTTTATGAAGGGAAGCCCCGCCGCGTGATACTTTCCGAACAAGGTTTTCATTGCGAAGACGGACCAGAAGGTGAAAAGATACAAGCGGCTGCCTATGCTTACGCTTTTTATCGCACGCGTCAGTTTGAAGAGATCGATGCCTTCATCCTGCATCGGCATGTCGATCATGCTCATGAAGGCGGGTTGAGGTTGGGGCTACGTGCGTTTAAGCCCGGTACGATCAGCTCGCCAGGGACTAAACGGATGAGCTACGATCTGTTCCAACACGCCGATGACAAAGACTGGCAGACTCACTTTGAATTCGCCAAACCGATCATTGGCATCCAGTCCTGGAGTGAACTCGATCCGAAGCCCGTGAAGACGCCATCTGAATAA
- a CDS encoding ArsR/SmtB family transcription factor, whose protein sequence is MKSKGTGATLTDAGFQQAAECLKILAHPQRLKMVQMLLSGDYTVGELAEACGVQSHVASEHLRLMQRCQFLDSKREGRNIYYKVIEPHLTEIMNCIESRFGT, encoded by the coding sequence ATGAAAAGCAAAGGTACTGGAGCTACATTAACCGACGCCGGTTTTCAGCAGGCGGCGGAATGTCTGAAGATTCTGGCCCATCCTCAACGATTAAAGATGGTTCAGATGTTACTGAGTGGCGACTACACCGTGGGCGAACTTGCCGAGGCTTGCGGTGTTCAAAGCCATGTGGCCTCCGAGCATCTTCGCTTGATGCAACGCTGTCAGTTCCTCGACAGCAAACGGGAAGGTCGCAACATCTATTACAAAGTGATCGAACCCCATCTGACGGAGATCATGAATTGTATTGAATCCCGTTTTGGTACATGA
- a CDS encoding rhodanese-like domain-containing protein, which translates to MSLTTIRPEEVHRKLKSGEQIKLIDVRTPAEFQEVHATPAENHPLDQLDFETLKQLASQSDQPLYVLCKSGTRGKMACEKMMAAGIDNVVNMEGGTNAWMEQGYEVVRGESKVISLERQVRIAAGSLVLIGVAAGWFLHPAFYGLSAFVGAGLVFAGVTDTCGMAMMLGRMPWNQVCRPAAQPADKPLA; encoded by the coding sequence ATGAGTCTTACGACGATTCGTCCCGAAGAAGTCCATCGCAAGTTAAAATCAGGTGAGCAAATCAAACTGATTGATGTGCGCACCCCGGCCGAATTCCAGGAAGTCCACGCGACTCCGGCCGAGAACCATCCGCTCGATCAACTGGACTTCGAAACGTTAAAACAGTTGGCGTCTCAAAGTGACCAACCGTTGTATGTCCTGTGCAAATCAGGAACACGCGGAAAGATGGCGTGCGAAAAGATGATGGCCGCCGGTATTGATAATGTAGTGAATATGGAAGGAGGAACGAACGCTTGGATGGAACAGGGATACGAGGTCGTTCGAGGAGAGTCGAAAGTAATTTCGCTGGAACGGCAGGTCCGCATCGCCGCCGGTTCCCTGGTACTGATCGGCGTCGCCGCAGGCTGGTTTTTGCATCCCGCGTTTTATGGTCTATCAGCATTCGTTGGAGCGGGCCTCGTCTTCGCTGGTGTTACTGACACTTGTGGAATGGCGATGATGCTCGGGCGAATGCCGTGGAATCAAGTCTGTCGCCCTGCTGCGCAACCCGCTGACAAACCACTCGCCTGA